A segment of the Gossypium hirsutum isolate 1008001.06 chromosome D10, Gossypium_hirsutum_v2.1, whole genome shotgun sequence genome:
gaccaaaatatttaattttgaaaagtttagtaagtaaatcagaaaaattaataattgagtgaccaaaatagaacgaAGTCAATAATTTACTGACCATTTCTATACTTTACCCTAATAAAAATTTAGGATGTGCTTAGACACCACATAATAATTGAATGTAAGTGTAATTATCAAGATAGTAATTACGCCCTCTTGCAATTATAAGGAATTATAATTCCGTGTCCATGTTTGATTAATAGAGTGTAATAATATCATCATTCCCTATTTCATGTTTGATAGTAAAACTGTAATTACACAActacataattttaaattctaaaaaaatattaaatattataaaaaaatatcaataatacTTCAAACAATTAACAAAgcttaaaatcaaatcattatatataatatattagcCTAAGAAAGTATTCAATAGtactattattaataataattattatcatCAATTGATTCTTGACTAAGtataaataagtaataataaatgctatgtaatttagttaattatttagtaGGAAAGTATATTTcgtcaataaaattttaaaggctTAATGGTGCAAAAaaaccctcaaactttttcaaaaaaagcaatttaGCCTCtgctttttttttgcactcaattgggtacttgaactttcaaaatgcatcaaaaaggccctcaaaccttttcaaaaaaaagcaattaagcccctactttttttttgcactcaattgggtacttgaaccttcaaaatgcataaaaaaataccctcaaacttattaaaaaaaaagtaattaagcccctgcttttattaaaaattagaaaaaaatataaaaaattaaaatcaataaaagctataaatattattaaattttaataaaaaattcaaattttaaaaatttattaaaaattagaaaaaatataaaattcataaaaatatatataaaaaattgtaaaattttataaaaatcataaaatataatatatatatctagaaatataaaaaaattataaaattttataaagtcgtaagaaaattatacaaaatgtaaagaaatataaatttcgtaaaaaaatttataaaaatgatcgtactaaaagaaacattttataatttttctataccttttattgatatttatttttatcatttttcgccaCATGTCATACTGTGTTACAACAcgtgatgactttaattgaaaaaactaGTGgtcgttaatttttttatgatttttataaaattttgtaattttttatttttttacgtttttataaaaaatataaattttaataaattttatatttttattaaaatttaataatttttataaaatttattatttattatttttataatttttaataagagcaggggcttaattgcatttttgaaaaaatttgagggtcttttttatgcattttgaaagtttaagtggCCAATTGAGTGGGGGAAAAaagcaggggcttaattgctttttttgaagaagtttaagggtctttttaatgcattttgaaagttcaagtgcccaattgagtgcaaaaaaagaaaagaagaggggcttaattgcttttttttaaagtttaagggctttttacacccttaaatcaattttaaattcttaaaacaagatcaataaaataaatataattatatttaaaaaaataaaatacacgtgctaaaattaaaattaaaatttttatggtatacaaataaatttttaaacttaaatcatATGGGTTAATTGGTTATAAAGCCACaagataattaaattcaaatttaattatttgtactTTAATTCTCATATCGTGTTTTAATTACAGACAATTTAATGAGATCCACTTATTACAGTGATTGCTCAAACATACTACATATGTATAATCACAACTTATTATATCAAAATTCAATTACCAAGTGACTTATTAAACACGTCCTTAATCTAGTTTTTCTTTCCTTAAAAGAAAATGTAATTAACTTATTCCATCaatcatttatttgatttctatttttaatagatttttaaaaaaaatttcagtgGAACCTACTTTACAgtataaaaaatttgattgaataaaaAGTTTAGATAATATATTTACACAATGAAGATTTTATGAACCATTATTATGAATATTAGAAGTAGTCAGTAATATACATTATGTATAGTTTTTGTTCTAATACTTGTACGTGTTGGAACTAGTGTGTTTtcgttttaaatatttttaatataaattttaaatttagtaattaagttagataacttaaataaatgattatatattatttctaaatgtaattgtaaaaaaataaaagcagttaatataaaaatataaaatattattttcttttaccaATCAATATGGACCGGTATGTATTCGTACAAGCTAGTGTCACAGGTCGCGGAATAAAACTTGTGAAGAATGCACAAAGAATGTCCCATGGAGGTCAGCTGATTAAATGGGGCTTATTTGACCCATTTAAAATAACCCGATTCGTGGAACACATGGAAATTCTCATCTACTTGTCTAGATGACCCAATGAAATACTCTAGTAAAACTTGAGTTACTAGGCTAATTATTGTAAATCTTATGggataaatatgtatatagtttAAATCCCTTAAGACTCTCGTCTTGTAGATAAACACTAATTTTAGTCATTGATGTAATTCAATCTATACCGTTGGATctagggagctcaactataaatatagGTCTTCCCCTTATTTGTAATCATcccattgtattttattattgagttaaaaaaatatatttgagagcATCTATTTAAACATTTGCTGTACATTGCTTTTTTGTGGCTTTCTAAGCTTTTCTGTTACTCCTTCACTTTTGAGTTATTTCCGTTTTGTTTTCGATGTCTTAGAGAATTTTCGAAAGAATTATTACTTTTTGAGAGTTATGTTGACTTAGGcagatttaaaataataataaaaaaaccctaaagaCAACTGACTTAAACAATTCTAGCCTCATCACACTAATATTGacttaaacaattttaaaaataagaactctttttacattttaaaatattttaaactctagCATTCACATAAAAATGACAAACCAGCCTATTTCATGACTTCAAACTTCTAAGTGCCAAATAAATGTTCattgatttgaataattttaCAACACAAAGAAGGAAAGCAGAAGGATCGGAACAAATGGGAAAAgattttatgaaataggtaagtcatatgtcatattttaataatttaaagttattctattaattttttttaatttacaatcaataattgctttaaaaaaaatggagaatGGAAGTGACGGTAGAATCGAAAATGGACATTTCAAATGACATTACGATAaatacaacaaaaataaaataaataaaattgtttgCACAGTTCAATTTTTCTACGTCTGCAAAGTCTAACTTAGTAAGAAAATTCATCATCTTTAATTCTAATATAACAAGTGATTTATATCCTATCATATCAACTATAACACCTTTACTTTTGTACTTAATGATCTAGATCACACGCTTTTAAGTTCATTAATGAACAAATAAGTGCTATTAACTCTCTTTAGTTCTAACTTATACAAACCTCTAAAATATAAGAGTTTAAGGCTTTACAAATTCCTTACAAAGTCTAGATTGAATCAAAGATCTCCAAAATCAGACAAGCCAATCTCCACAAAACAAGGGATCCAATTTGCTTGATTCGATTCTATTTAATCTTCAAAAATTTGTTGTTCCATGAGATGTATATTCAAATGTGAGCTAACACACATTCACAAAATCATCCAAGTCGTGGCCTAATTGATTTTGTTGAAAAGATTGTCCACTTTAGAAATGGCAAGTCAGGTTGCTTGTTGAAGTACTAGTTGTAATGGTTACTATTGTTGGCATTTTGACAAGCACTCCAAAAACACTTGCCTCAACAATAATACATCTATAAAGGTTGAACAAGCTTTCCATATTTAGGGCACAAATCCATCTTCACAAAGTAACTTTTAATCCATCTTGATCTATTtaaatttcatcaaatcaattataCTTATTGTAAGGatataaaagatcataaagtTAGGCCATATATTCTTGAATTGCATTTCGGTATATAAGGTAAGTAGATTGCATAAGACCCTTTGAAAAGTAACATTACCTTATTCAATCTCTTTTCCAATAATAAACACTAGATTAGTTGCACAAGATTCTAAAAAAGATGCAAgcaaataatcaaaatatattagccaatcatgtcaataaataaaataaattacaaagtTTGTACAGTGGTCACTTTCATTGACGTTTAAATAACCATTTCAAAAACTTATCTCAACAATTTTTAAAATGTCATTGCGAGGACATTACCACatcaaatttatattatattaatgaattaaaagtaaaagtaaaagtaaaataaaaagtatgttaaatttaattaaaaataaatgaaaaaaatagttgTAGAAATTCTAAATGGAGATTAAATCATGATGAGCCTTTGTCTGattaaaaaaaaagcattttTCTCCTTGGTAGtgtcaaataattttatttatttattgagaaAAACTAAAATCGAATTGAGATGTTTGAAGAATTTAAGGAACACAAATTAAAAATTACAGTTActcaaaactaaattgaattctattttttatttaatttataattaatttcaatttttatgatataaaaataaatattttatatttaaaatagtgaaaaaaacttaaaagttttaaataaaaatattttttaaaaaaagtacaatatataattatttttatttacttgaaaatttatttatttttagaaatatttatgaaaataaactatgaaattttaccaaataatctgtagaagtataaaaaaaaattatttgttaaaataagtctaaaaattcaaaataaaaaacattaataTAGAAAATCGAGAACAAAATCGAAATGAACTAAATTATAATGTATAGTTCAAAAAATCCAACCGAACTTAGTTGAATCGATGGCTCCCAATTTTGAGACTAAATCACATATTTActctaaaattgattaaaaatattaataaaaatcaattttttaacttCCTAATCTGTCCATAGAAGACCCTAATAATAAAAGTATCGGGCCAAGTTATTAGGAGTAGAGGTGATCATGAGTTGGGCTACCCGGCCCGGCTTGATAGTCCGCTCGAAAagtgggagggttcgggtaaaaatataggcccgaaatatgggtttgagaAAAAAagcgaggcccgtttagaaaacgggccgggcctcggtaAAACTTTTTTGCCTGGGCccagcccgaattatatattatatatatttttatttttaatcaaatatacgttttaaaatttaatatgttattttctttttaaaatatgctattttggtgttgtaaaatttaatatggcCGGACTCGGACTTAGCAATTTTCTTTCGGGTCGGGCTTGaataaatttttaggcccatattttgggccgggtcGGGCTCAAGCCtagaaaataggcctaaaattttgtctgggcCTGACCTGGCCCGACCCATGATTACCTCTAATTAGGAGTGTGCCAAAAAAAAAATATCGaaccgattttttttttaattcaatcaattttcatgttgagtttaattgattcatttgattgatttttagttttgacattttaaattgaataaaccGACTAATGCCATAAGCCTATAACCATTTATATACCCAAGtccaaatttaaactttaaattcaaATCACATTAAAATTTAATGCTCTTAAAACCTAAACTCATTAAACCTAATaccattaatatttaaaatccaaattgataagttaatttttttgataTGATATTcgttttaatttttatcattcagctaattcaattttaatatttatatgcaagaaaataaaaaaattatcatttaattttatgaaatttatatgtaCAATAATTTGAAATTGCATATTCCCGGGAAATCTTTTATcacttttttatatgtataaagttctaaaagttaaatgataaatatttcataaatttcatatattCGATTGTTTTTATGATAttcatcttattttttttattataaatttcatatatcaaaGTAATGATGTGTTGGCCatgtaaaagaaataagaaaataaataatttttgagttcatgaaaaattattttaataattaattaaaaaaagagtaaaagtgATGCAACGTagtaaattgaagaaaaaagagaattatgtaaaaaagtaaaagaaataaaattataaatacttgaattaaaaaaatccatattaaaaaccaaaaaatcgaattaaaaattttcaattcaattgatTGGATTTTACTTCTTAAGTTGGATTTAAGTGATAAAttcaatttattctatttttaatataaaaaaacccTACCAACAGTATGTATCCGCAATAACCAGGTTTAGAGCCCAACCCAATTTCAAGATATTTTTGCTGACGTGGACTGATCATACCGCCGACCAATAACAGAAAAGGAATAGCCTCACCCACGTACGGTCTTTTTCTCTACGGTTCCTCAATTTTACGCATTACATAATGTACGTTTTGCCACTGAAGACCAACGCTCGACCAAATTATCGCACTGGTACAATCAATCAAAGCACAGAATAGGAAAAGATTACAATACACCCACACCGTATCTAAGCAAAACTCCTTAAACCTCCCTTTTATTAAACGATGCAAGAGATTATATTTTTCTCCGTTGTGGCTCAAAGCTCTTAAACCCTAGCAGCTTCATTCGTTTCTTGCTGTTTCTCTCACAAATTTCTTTGtcctttttctcttcttaaaGGTAATTTTGCTTTATAGCTCTTGTGGGTTTCATTCTTGGCATCAATTTGAAGTTTAGATGATGAATTTTCTGATTCTTTTTCGGGTTAATTTATcttgttttgttaattttatttagggtttttcttttttgattctttttaatgtttttgtagcAGACCTctctttttgggttttttttctttttcttttttctttttgtgtcataGTTTTCTTGTTCATGGGATATAAGaaacatgttttattttcttttgtttttactaCTTGAATAACTGGGAAGTTTAAGCCTTTCTTTTTGAAGAAGGAATAAATATCTACGTAAAGCTGTTTATTAtgaataaaaaagttataaattcaATCATAACCTTGAATTCTTAATTTAATGCAATGATGGCGTACAATGTATTGGCTCTCATATTGAACGActgggattattttaatttctcttctGCTACTCGTATTGGCCTTCACTGAACTTCTTTACAGTGATCTTgtctttttgtgtgtgtgtgtgtgtgtgcgcgTGTGCATTGTATCTTCATCCTGTTTCGCTGAATTACATTGATCTTGTATGTTCTTTGTAGGTATATTATGGACATATTTGTGAGATTGATTTACATGTTAAACCCATTCAGCTATAATCTAATAGGATTTATTTTTGGGATTTGCAATGTGGTGTTTTGTTTTTCTTGCTACTAACATGACATTTGTTTATGTTTGCGCTTCTTGTTGCTGGTGCTGTGAAAAAAAAAAACGTTACATTAGCATATTATGGCATTTTCTAGCAAACTTGGAAGCCTTCTGAGGTTAAATGGGCAAATCCCAGCTACATCCATTCTTAGCTCTATTCACTGCATGTCCACATCAACCAAAAAGCTTTTTATTGGAGGTATTGACACATTGGATTCTTGGCTGAAGATTAGATGCAGATATCATTTATATTGTGTATTTGACTTGAATCTATGCTTCTTAGGCCTTTCATATGGAACTGATGATCAAACTCTCAAGGAAGCATTTTCCGGGTTTGGTGATGTGACAGAAGGTGAGTTGTATCACTAATGCTGATGATATTATGTTTTTGGTATTCTTATAAGTTTGACTATTGTAGTCTAGTATATAAATAGTAGCTTCCTTTTCTTGTCAAGCAGATGAATGGGGTTCTTTTGTTCTATCTTCCCTCGGGCACGGGTTACTTGTAATAGCGCACAAAGTGTGACTAGGAATTTTAATGTGTTTCTTAGGTGTTTGCTGTTGTTCATTTATTGTCTGTTTTGGATGCATAATGCATAGTTCGCATGTCTAGGCTCTATTCATACGAGTTGTCCATTCTCGAAATGGTTACTAGTTTATCTCTAGAGATTCCTCATGGCAGAAGTTGAATAATGATGACTGCTGGTGAGCATGTAGCATTGTGTTTTAATTGAAACTATAACCAGGTTGCTTGTCTACTTGGTTAATGATTTTGGCCAGTGAACTTTGCGTTTTTTTCATGTCGTTTATGAATGATGGTATCTATTACAGATTTATAACGCTTGCTTCTATTCACGTTCTCATTCTCTGATTTATGTTGGTCAGCTAAGATTATCATCGATAGAGACACTGGGAGGTCTAGGGGCTTCGGTTTTGTAAACTTTGCTGATGATGAATCTGCCAGCAATGCCTTGTCAGCCATGGATGGTCAGGTGAGGGAAAAAAGACATTGTTATATGGAACATGTTTCTGGTGAATCtggtatttgattattttgtGGTACTGAAATTACAGGAACTCAATGGCCGAAATATTCGAGTAAGTTATGCCAATGAAAGACCTAGTGGCGGCCCTCGAGCTTATGGTGGTAATGGTGGTTTCCGTGGTGGTGATAGTTTCGGTAGGGATGCTGGTTACTAGGCTCTCGCATCAAAATCTTTCCATAATCATGTTCCTAGAGCTAGTAGATTTGATGATACAGTTATTTATATTCGAATTATATGCTAAAACTTATGCAACTAGTTTTCTGTAGTTAGAGGTTAATTAATTGTGATTTTATCCttgaaaactttatttttaattaataaatatattggttttttatttttaattaatctttttaattaagcacttttttatttataaaattaattaaatagtgCCAAATTATTtgtagtaaatataatttttatgtttaatatttatttttcaatctatATCATGAGTGcagtaaattttagtattatatattgtGTATTTGAAATAActatttgaaatatttcacatataaacataaagatatttgaaataattatttgattttataatattagaaatcaatGTACCCACAATATAGGagggaaaaataaatatttgatatataaatattatatgtataaaaaatatatcaaaagaattagttgatgttttttacaaaataaaatatatttaacattttgataaaatatcaattttatcaaaaatatatttttattatataactgataataattatttaactttataaattaaaaaattattaattaaaaaataaattaaaataaaaaacttgaaaataatatatttattaattaaaaatattaaattagaaaaaagcttgaaacaatataaaataaaaaatacaaatgcaCTAAGAAGAGGAATCAAATTTGACATTCAAGCATAAAATCACTGTTAATTAATCATCTAATTGaagtattaatatattaaaaatagtaattaaaaataaaaataaagcctgaaacaaataaaataaaaatataaatgtgagGAAAAAAAAGATCTGAAACTTAAAAACAAAACCACCAAAAGATATGGCGtgttaaaaaataacttttttttaaaatggtattttttattaaattcggCCATAAAAAGAATAATGAAAAGGTAAAAAGCTGATTCAGTGTACGAACTAAAAAGAGGGATGAAactgaaacaataaaataatagtgagTTTTGGTAAGAAAGCGAAAATACAACCGCCAATTTTGTGATTCATTCCAAGCTGACGCTGTTTGTGGTTGGTAAGCAATACATACGACAACCGTATTGTACCTTACGGTCTAATTTCCTCTCACTCCCTCTacttttctacttttttttaatttaaaaaatttaatctctcatttaaaaatcaaagtcgttaaatttggatttattatatattttcaaattaaagaGATTGGTTGTACTAAATTAAAAAGAAGTGCAAAAGAGCAGGGGCATAATAATTAAACCGTATGGTATTGACCATTAATGGGCAAATACTGAATTGAGAATAGGATAAGGCCATTGGGTTGTTGAGTGGGCAACAGAGTCATTTCAAAAGACACCAACCCCGATCCGTTCCGTTCCTCTCTCAAATACAAATACTCCCATTGCAATGCCTCCACCTCCCATCTCTCTCTTTACCAACCACAAACCCATTTGTGAGtctctttttcctatttttctgggatatttttgtgtttccatgaATTTGGGACAATGTACTACAACATATGTTAGATTTGGACTTTCAGTCTTTGTTTAGTGCCTTGTTGATTCTTCACAATGTATTACTTAACAATAGACCGCTTACTTAAATTTTAGCTCATCTGATCTATGACTCTTAGTTTATCATTCATGCTTTATCCTATACGATTTACTTTGAAAGGATTGATTTCAAGATTGCCCATGTTTATCTTCTTCTATGATGTTCAAAGTGATCGTTTTTGCTCTGAACCATCAGTTAATTCTTTTAGATTCAGATTCGGGTTTGGGTTTGTTTTGTTGCgactttctgttgttcttttctTGTTTTATCTCTTCAAACACCTCAGTTTCATATTGAATTCTTGCAGAAGTTGGTGTTGGTGACACTGAGAGTTCAAGATCCAATTAAAGATGAAGGTGATAGAGAAGATCCAATCTTTGCAAGAAGGGAAAGTGGTGTTTTCCTTTGAGTTCTTCCCTCCGAAGACTGAGGATGGAGTAGACAACCTGTTCGACAGAATGGATCGTATGGTTGCTCATAACCCGTCCTTCTGTGACATTACATGGGGTGCAGGTGGTTCCACTGCTGATCTCACTCTCGACATTGCTAACAAGATGCAGAATATCATCTGTGTGGAGACGATGATGCACCTCACTTGCACCAATATGCCCGTAGAGAAGATTGACCATGCTCTTCAGACCATCAAGTCCAACGGCATTCAGAATGTTCTTGCCCTCCGAGGTGATCCCCCTCACGGCCAGGACAAGTTTGTCCAGGTCGAAGGCGGCTTCTCCTGTGCCCTTGATCTGGTAAAGCCATTGCTCATTCTGCCCtgtttttatttcttaatatacATATGTTACCAACTTTTAATTCCTATTCTAGGTGAAACATATCAGATCTAAATATGGTGACTACTTTGGCATCACAGTTGCCGGTTATCGTGCTTTTCAtagacatatatacatatataagaggCTTGTTCATGTGGCTTTTGATTATTAATAGTTTGCTTTCTTTGCTCAGAGGCACATCCCGATGCCATAGGAAATGATGGTGTAGCCACACCTGAAGCTTATCAGAATGATCTTGCTTACTTAAAGAGAAAGGTTTTACTCTTTAACTCATTACTTGATTTGAAAATATTGTCTTAATTCTAATTTATATTGGTTAATTTTTGTGCTAAAATCTTCTTTACTACATAGGTTGATGCGGGAGCTGATCTGATTGTTACTCAACTGTTTTATGATACTGATATCTTTATCAAATTTGTCAATGACTGTCG
Coding sequences within it:
- the LOC107914737 gene encoding glycine-rich RNA-binding protein 2, mitochondrial — its product is MAFSSKLGSLLRLNGQIPATSILSSIHCMSTSTKKLFIGGLSYGTDDQTLKEAFSGFGDVTEAKIIIDRDTGRSRGFGFVNFADDESASNALSAMDGQELNGRNIRVSYANERPSGGPRAYGGNGGFRGGDSFGRDAGY